From Cecembia calidifontis, one genomic window encodes:
- a CDS encoding sensor histidine kinase, translating into MKKPFGPSWKKRMLKKPRQHCIIYRKLEGRIWIQRFLIFLTGPFYRQSQNATALDNFLKTEELLSSYLDSMEIRWVGFYMNKYMVLDKLNRQDEGLQFLLKALKIAEHNQNSNLLAKIHNRLSELYSYKGESEKQYKALLTSKLYMKNSPNLYDLANLDYYLSEYHYTYGDLDSAVFYARKSLEFYEPNGLKEDIGIAYGILGNVEFKKENYQAAIQLFKKALDQFSDNGSQRYAGFLFNIGYANNKLGNTNAALEYMEKSLAIRKEIKDLVGIRDSYQGMAEAYQRRGDYKNAFDYLTLHQSYKDSVFNETKNKQLSELETQYETAKKDQAIAVLEQEKEIQSLLAQKQQAQIYASLTGLVIFLVMAGLFFRQASIRKKHNVELEDKNREIAKQNAERELLLKEIHHRVKNNLQIISSLLSMQTRSLKDDKMKDAMKESQSRVKTMALIHEKLYQYENLSRINMQEYMQQLSDFLTQTYRSDKQIQVNIAAEDISLDMDMAIPLGLITNELLSNSLKYAFEDRDFGEINIVFSQKEPGAYKLLIKDTGKGLDENLDIDNTKSLGLKLVRTLTRQINGQLRIVPHPGASFEIDFREQDLAA; encoded by the coding sequence ATGAAAAAGCCTTTTGGTCCCAGTTGGAAAAAAAGGATGTTGAAAAAGCCAAGACAACATTGTATCATATACAGGAAACTGGAGGGCAGGATTTGGATCCAAAGGTTTTTGATTTTTTTAACCGGACCATTTTACAGACAATCACAAAATGCGACAGCATTAGATAATTTTTTAAAAACAGAGGAATTGTTGAGCAGTTATCTGGATTCTATGGAAATCCGGTGGGTGGGTTTTTATATGAATAAATACATGGTTTTGGATAAATTGAACAGGCAGGACGAAGGACTGCAATTCTTGCTCAAAGCACTAAAAATCGCTGAGCACAATCAAAACTCCAATTTGTTGGCTAAAATCCACAACCGCCTATCTGAATTGTACTCCTACAAAGGGGAGTCTGAAAAGCAGTACAAGGCATTGTTGACATCTAAATTGTACATGAAAAACAGCCCGAATCTTTATGATCTGGCAAATCTGGACTATTATTTAAGCGAATACCATTATACCTATGGGGATCTGGACTCTGCTGTTTTTTATGCCCGAAAAAGCCTTGAATTCTATGAACCCAATGGTTTAAAAGAGGATATAGGCATTGCTTATGGCATTTTGGGAAATGTGGAGTTCAAAAAAGAAAATTATCAAGCAGCGATTCAGCTATTTAAGAAAGCCCTGGATCAGTTTTCTGATAATGGCTCCCAAAGGTATGCGGGTTTCCTTTTCAATATTGGATATGCCAACAATAAACTCGGAAATACAAATGCAGCCCTGGAATACATGGAGAAATCATTGGCCATAAGAAAAGAAATCAAAGACCTGGTTGGGATTCGGGACTCCTATCAGGGTATGGCAGAAGCCTATCAGCGTAGAGGGGATTATAAAAATGCCTTTGATTACTTGACCCTTCATCAGTCTTACAAAGATTCTGTATTCAATGAAACCAAAAACAAACAATTGTCCGAATTGGAAACCCAATATGAAACAGCCAAAAAAGATCAGGCAATAGCAGTTTTGGAACAGGAAAAAGAAATCCAAAGCCTTCTTGCCCAAAAACAACAGGCGCAGATTTATGCCAGTTTAACCGGGCTTGTTATTTTCCTTGTTATGGCAGGACTGTTTTTCAGGCAGGCAAGTATCCGAAAGAAACATAATGTTGAACTGGAGGACAAAAACAGGGAAATAGCCAAACAGAATGCGGAGCGTGAACTGCTGCTGAAGGAAATCCATCACCGTGTGAAAAATAACCTGCAGATCATTTCCAGCCTTTTGAGCATGCAGACCAGAAGCCTCAAAGATGACAAGATGAAAGATGCCATGAAGGAAAGTCAGAGCAGGGTGAAAACCATGGCCTTGATCCACGAAAAACTATACCAGTATGAAAATCTCTCCAGAATCAACATGCAGGAATACATGCAGCAGTTAAGTGACTTTTTAACTCAAACTTACAGGTCTGACAAGCAGATTCAGGTAAATATTGCCGCAGAGGACATCAGCCTGGATATGGACATGGCCATTCCATTGGGGTTGATTACCAATGAACTACTTTCCAATTCACTGAAATATGCCTTTGAAGACAGGGATTTTGGCGAAATCAATATTGTGTTCTCACAGAAGGAGCCGGGAGCTTATAAGCTTTTGATCAAGGATACAGGTAAGGGGCTGGACGAAAACCTGGATATTGACAACACCAAATCTTTGGGTTTGAAACTTGTCCGAACTTTGACCCGTCAGATCAATGGACAGCTCAGGATCGTACCGCATCCCGGGGCGAGTTTTGAAATAGACTTCAGGGAGCAGGATTTGGCTGCTTGA